Genomic DNA from Salvia miltiorrhiza cultivar Shanhuang (shh) chromosome 1, IMPLAD_Smil_shh, whole genome shotgun sequence:
tttcaatccaattatcatttttataaatactcccttcgtccccaaaataagttcctctttggggacgacacgggttttaaggaaaagtgataaagtgtattgatagtggagaaaaatatattataattagtattgagagtgatgaaaaggtAAAAAAGTGCTATAATTGGTAttaggagtggtgaaaaagtgaaaaataagaaaaaataaagtattattagtggtggggtagttgtccaaaaatgaaaagaaagaaaaatgaatttatttgagggacgtcccaaaaaggaaaaagatgaacttatttcagggacggagggaataataaaaaataattttaactgaatattgaaaaataaaaaaataaagaagaattagcaataataaaatttgatagtttgaaaaggtaaaaaaaaaataagttaaaaattaacaataaaataaaacatagatttattcaaaaaatatgagagatgagagagattttttttaaaattttaatttaatatgcatattaaatactccaaagataaaacaaaaaaaatacgaagataaagaaaaaggaaataaaaagaaaatatataatttataaataaaccttcaattttattagggttaagtaccaaatccaaccccaacgttggggcccttATCGCAAATAGAACCCTATActcagggtaagcgctgtttactacctcaacgtggctaattTTAAACAAATCCACCCCCGCGTTTTGACGGCCCCAAACGCCGtctgtgaattttttttttttttaatgcaggTGGGCCCCATTTCAACGGTTTATGCCGTCACCATCGCCGTCGCCTccccccgccgccgccgcaggaGCCGCCGTCGGTGGTTGACGAGAGGCTGTCGCTGCTCCGGGAGGAGGCTCTGCGGCCCTTCCGCGGCCGCGATTGGTGGGAAAGATCGGATGTGATTGCGTATCGCAGAAATCCTCTCAagaaatcttcttcttcttcttcttctccggcggccTCCGATTCCGGATTCAAAATCTCCGACGCCGCCGACCGGAATCCGTCGAAGAAAGATTACGACGTCTACCGCAGAAATCCGTTGAAGAAATCTGCATTTACTCTCTCCTCCAATTCAGAAGATAAGAAAAAATCATCAAACCCTACCGAAGATAAGAGCAAGAAATCATCAAAGATTGCACAAGGCGATCGTGAATCCCCTAAAAAGAAATCTGCATTTGCATCTCCGACGAAGAAGCTGCAGCTGGCCCTCTCAGAAGAGAAAAAACCAGGCGATGCATCAAACCCTAAAAAGAAACCTTCATTTGCTCCTTCCTCGTCAGAGAAAAAATCCGAGATCAAAATTGGTTCCAAAAAGGAGGAAGAAAACCCAAAGATTAAGGAGGCTGATCTGAACGATGACGGAGACGGCGATGAAGAGATCAAGGTGTGGAATCTGCGGCCGCGAGTCGTCAAGAACAAGTCAAAGAGTAAAGCTCAGCAGCAGCTgaggagcggcggcggcgctgctAAATCTGCAGACGGCGGCGACAAGAACgagaaggaaaaggaaaaagaaaaagaaaaaaattcacaGACGGCGTTTGGGGCCGTCAAAACGCGGGGGTGATTTGTTTAAaattagccacgttgaggtagtaaacagcgcttaccctgagTATAGGGTTCTATTTGCGATaagggccccaacgttggggttggatttggtacttaacccattTTATTAACTACAAACTTGCCACTTAATTTGATattgatttcaattttttatgggaattgatttcaaattgaaatttgCGTTTGTCATATATTGTACAGTACATAATTATGTTAAATCAAATAAGAATGAGAATGTAGAAAGTAACTCATTTGTAGCATATTATCTAATTTATAAGTTAAATTGATAGTGTTTATTATGTATTCAGtagtttaaaattaaataagaaattttaaatgAGATGCTTACATTGAAAACTAAGACGTttaaaaggaaaacaaaaggagtatatttttttttaatagtcaGAAAATATATTGAAAAGTGAGTACAAGGGGTACTCAAACTCTTACAACGAAAGATTAACAAAAAGATCACTCGAATTAAGATGGTAAACAAGCAAGCGGGTGAGAGCACCAATCATGAACCAAGTAtacaaaagaagagaaaaaataagATTGAAACCACTTCCATGCTCGAATCTTGATTCCTTTCATAATTTTATCCACTTTCAGTGAAACTCCATTAAAGATAGCATCATTTCTAGCTCTCCAAATGCTCCAACAAACACATTGCCAAATGATATTCAAAAATTTCTTTATACCCTTTTGCCCCAAAAACaaacaaattgttcaaaatATTTCCTAAGAGTATTGGGAGCCACCATCTCAAACTCAAGCCAATCAAAGCACTTACGCCAAATATCATAAGAAATGCACAAGAACACATAAGGTGGTTAATATCTTCCAAATGGCGGGACCACAAAACACACAATTTATCCTAATCATCGACAATGATTCCCTTTTGGCCAAATTATCTTTAGTTGGAACTCAATTACGAAAAGCTTAGCATAAAAAAGATGAAATCTTACTTGAAACGCCTTTGCACCACAATTTAACCATCAACATGTCAACCTCTTCATCTTCGTAAACTGCCTTGAAAAGAGAGTTATACATTGACTTCATTGAGAATCTCCCGTCATTTGTCTGTCTCCAAGTAAAAGAGTCTGCCTCCATCTTGTTCATTTTGTACTTGCCAAGGAGAAACTACAGCTCGAAGAATTCTTCCATTTCTCTTCTATTAAAGGCTTTCCTCCATCTAAAATTCCACACCCAAGAATTATTCCTCCTAAAGCTCATTTCCTTGATAGTGCAATTTTGTTGAAAAGATATACTGAAGAGACTACAAAATTTAGATTTCAATAAGACATCTCCTTCAATCCAAGGATCTTCCCAAAATTGAGCCACATTTCCTTTTCCCAACAAAAACTCCAGATTTTTGCAAAAAACCTCACCATCTACTCCATTCCAAATAGTGTTGAGATCcctccataaaaaaaaaaaaaaaactctttttATCGGATCCCCTGGGCAATCCCAATGCTATAATCCCCGTACCTTGACTTGAGTATTCTAATCCAAAGAGAGTTGCCCCCTTGAATTAATCTCCACAGCCATTTACATAAAAGAGCTCTCACTCCAAGCCCCTCTTCCACTTTAGATCTACAGACATCTTTCCACTTAACCTAAGCAATTTTACCATTGTTGCCTTTACCACCCCATAagaaatgttcttgaattttaATAATGCTATGGATGACTCCCAAGAGCGCTTTAAAGAAAGTGagaaaatctatactatattaaaaagggagttttcaatttgaaattgatttcaaattgatttggagatggcaattttgtaaattaTGAAGAAATTATAGTCATAATTTATGAAACATTCAAATaactatattaataaaatttttgttaATATCATTCCTTAATTATAGGGCTGCTACTACGTACCCATGATTAACTGTTCATTGTTTGTGGCCACAAccgtaaattatttttataagggGTGCTATTATATACTAATATTCCATTTGACATATTTTcaagtaaatatattataataagacaaaaatctatatataatataaaagtggAGTTTGTTTacctccaatttttctctctcctcataaaCTTTTCCTCcaaattttatatctttttttttttaattctttttaaaaaaatcattaatttctattataaaaatagtgctcaaaatctatatataatataaaagtggAGTTTGTTTacctccaatttttctctctcctcataaaCTTTTCCTCcaaattttatatcttttttttttaattctttttaaaaaaatcattaatttctattataaaaataGTGCTCaaaatggatgttaaattaaagattgtgaaaagatctttaatttgatataaaaattataaaagttaAATTTGAGATTATTATGTGATGAtcgattaaaatattaaaattaatttttgttcgctctcatttatctataatgttgaatatcgtactctattttcattgtattttcatttattggtgacaaacataagcatatgtcattttttttccttttaaaaaagtttacatgatttttaattataattatttaaattacagtaatttttaatgcaattaagggatgaggaaatttgtattaattttaatatgaatttgtaaataaaatattaagttatatatcttaaaattagaatttaaaataatatatgatTTGGAATGTTACAagccaaaattattatattaaatgacggcTATTAATTTAGTTATATTAATGTTATAGTGTAATCATagtccgtgcatcgcacgggagagtGTATAGTAGAGTAGTAAGGAAGAAAGTACCAAATTAAGGAGTGTAATCCGAGCTCCAAcagagatattttttttttctcatcttGTTAGTTTCTTTCGGAACCGATCAATGGAAGGTTGCCAACATTCTCTTATGATTATTGTCATTAATtgcaataattaaaaagtacttaataaattagtatatttttaGGATAAATCTTGAcggatcaatttgatccggaTCAGTAGGGGTATAAAAGTCCAAAAAAAATGACTGAAAATGTGTTTTACCTTAAATGCCCCTTATAaaagtttattattttaaaatattaaatttaatatattgtgaATATAAATTGAATGTCTTTTCAATTTTCTAGGCCATAAATTAAGTTCATGAACATATGCACTTAAATCAATACATTGAACATATATAGGATACATAAAATTCGGTGCAATGTAAAATTGaacatttcatttaattttttttatataaaaaattaaacatttcataattcgtagcattttttatttaagaaaataattagtttggtatatataaataacttgttttttaatatgtttttatgttttatctgacttttttgtttttgtaacatttttttatttaaacacccccaatcactataaaaattatttcaatttaaaaatttaaatatttatatattattattattattattattatgttggataatatatctaaattaaatttctttacataaatcattaatgagtattgtaacatttttattattattatttatcaagatTATAAAAgtttgtaacattttttttatttaaacacccgcaattattattactattattattattattattattattattattattattattattattattattattattattattattattattatttgtcaAGTATTGTGTATTTTTCAACATCGTCTTGATTTTAGTATTTTCCATGAGATCGTAATTATTCGAAACAcaaccaaaaatataaaaagacataaaatgtaatataatatatattctaatttaggattgtatatatgtatatgtatatcacatacttaataaaattagaatatttgtacaagtaattttttttagtatgaaaaaaaaaattgtgtgagATTGAGCCTATTGTAATCTCCAATGAAATCATGAATAAATTACGAATTATTTGAGTTTACTAATTTTAATGTGTGTGAGATTGAGCctatcgtagatcttgatgatctaacgggtgaaaatagtttatattttatattctaagttTTAACTTTTACAATTTTtgtagaatataaaatataaactattttcacccgttagatcatcaagatctacgatagGTTCAATCTCACACACATTAAAATTAGTAAACTCAAATTCTTCGTAATTTATTCATGATTTCATTGGAGATTACAATAGGCTCAATCTCACacaatgtttttttttcatactaaaaataattacttgtaCAATTTATTAAGTATgtgatatacatatacatataaatatatatacacacacacacacatatacatatacatgtacatatacatataaatatatatatatatataggagggctatcgtgagagcacctcttaaaataaaaaataacaactataaataatgtatgaattttatgttgaacaCATAtcaattcgctgtataaaggtatgaattgcgaaaaataaatttttgctacttttgagattcgaactcaggaccatgaattcatccaacaagatgttgaatcaaccgtagatcttgatgatctaagggctgaaaatgattcttcttttatattttaagaagtgtacttattttagcccgccccatacatacatacatacatatatatatatatatatatatatatatatatatatatttgtaaataaatCATATCATATATGTATGAAAGCTCAACCAATTACATAAATAGTAACATATTGCCTaagtttataatattatgaaaaaaattcatataatgATTGTTATGCATCTATCGATCTCCTTTAGTGTACATTGGCATTGCTTAATGCATCTAAAGTTTCAATAATAGACATCATTTCAAACATTTACACGTCCTATTCTAACAACATATGcgatcatttttattttgatataacgAGCAATAATTGTTCCTACTCGTTTCTTGtataacataaaattttaacattcatataatattattttcataatttaaatataaaaaatactttaaaataatatttattgttaaatATAAAACTCTTCTCAAACAATCTTAAAGTCAGTGGATTGACTCATGTGTGCAtgtgtttttgaaattttaaaaaaatgtatatatgcAAGGACGATGTACGAAATTGTAAACCCTCTACccatgataaaatattaaactCTTTGTTTATAGttaatgaatattaaaaattatgaattaattatatttaataaagtatagTTTATTTTCGTCAAGTTACCATACTAAAAGCTACAAAACTAATACAATCACTGTAGTTAAGCCGTTTTTTCGTATATATTAAGCAATAACTTTTTAATGCATTAAGATATCCACCgaaaaataatgaaaagtacacaatatatttttaaattatgttggcGATCACTAAAGCTAAAGttgttattcatatatatttgtgaGCAAGAGGTGACAATTTCAtttacatgtatttatttttaaaatataaaattttgactctttatttttagttaataaatataaaaattaattatatttcatacaatatatataatttatgaattatgTGTATATTTAAATCACTTTACATAATATCAATCAAATGCGTACGAAAACTTTAGCTTAAAATGTATCCATTGAATTTAGTCTTTACATTTTCCTGTcctaaaattatgaattaattatatttaatataatataatttatgaattaaGTGTATATTTTAAACCACTTTACATATTATCAATCAAATGCCTACGAAAAGTTGAGCTTAAAATGTATCTATTCaatcatatttttgtttttgtaatattttttatttaaataaagggtgtgtttacaaaaaagaaaagcatacataacaaaaataaaagtaaagaaaCACTTCaggaaaataaaagtaaaatatgttaacaaaaaaaataaaaaacgtcAGATACATGAAGAATATCAAAGCATGATAAcaaatgcatgattgagtaattAAATACATTCATGTTgatttacaaaatatattataaattagtcAAACTTCTCATTGAAAATACAAAagtatttattgaaaataatgttcccaataatatatatacatatttcattaatattaaaatgaaaaatacataaaGGATAAATATGTCTTTTTATGTtgaacattaattatttttttggatttgatccggatcaaatttgatccggatcaaattaCTCCATAACAACGATCGATAGAGTTTGATTTAAATCTGGATTCACAAAATTAATTTGTATACATTGGATAAAGTAACGAGACCATAACTACTAACTGGAAAGCAGACTTTTTAATACATGCATTGATATTATTAAACTTTTTTATTATAATCCAAGCTtacatttatttgatttttctcttATGATTATTGACATTAAttgcaataattaaaaaatacttaataaataaaataatacagcTGTTTTGCGAAAACCATTTATTGGCGCCAACAAGAAAGGTCGCATATCGTAGCTGTGCAAAAGTACGTCAGACCGGATAAACGGGCCCCACGGGGAAAAAAGTAAGCCACGTGTTCGCGTCGTGATACGCCACGTTGCATTCGCCGCTGCAATGAAAGCGACGGCCCAGATACGCATGGGGGCACCGGGATTCTCGCACGTGTCCTTGTCCCTAAAACTACTCGCCAAACGAAATATAGTTATGGACACGTGTCGTTCAATCTTCACATCTTCTAATCTGGCAAATCACTGTTTCAAAAAtaggattcgattcgattaattCGGACGTagttaattaaaaaagaaaaaaaatacgtTTTGATATTTTCCATTCAGTTAAGTTCCTTTTCAAACTTTTCGATGAGTCATTCAAGTATGATAGTAATAGCAGTTGTAAACAGCTCATTTGCTTGTATTTATTattcacaaatttttttttttatgtattattAAATGAATTTTTGTAAAATTATGTGATGtaatattatagcaaaatatcATATATCTGGTACCATAAGATAGATCAAATGTTAAATTCGattgaattttataaattgaaTCGTTTTTTAGGGGAATTCAAAATTATACTTCTTCTATCCACttcaaatatattatttttattttcgagTCATCTCACTTCAAATGtcatattttttcttataaaaaaattaatcttaaaaaataagaattttgGGATCCACGTCATATATTATAAAGAAATTACAAACCTACACTATAGTgcttaataatatattaactttttttaaatagttaaaaaaaactaaacagttataatgggacggagataatataatccagtaatattattaattacaaaattaatgacccaattagaaaaaaaacaatataCTCACATGGTCATTTTGAAGAATGAAAcataatatttggccactaattgaaaaaaaaaatacaaatctaactattttttttacgttttatgactgttttgcccttaattagagcAAACCAAATTCGGGTCGGcttcgggtttgcgcgcggcTTAGGCacacatggcactattagtgccattaaCGTCATATACTCAGTGCTGCACGAATAGTACTTATGGCTATATTAGTgtcatacaaatgatacttatgatcatattagtgtcattagtgtcatatacttagattttttttttccggttGGCTAATGCCATGTGTGTGCCTAACCCACACGCAAATTCTAATTTGGCCCGAATTCGGTTCGTCTAATTAAAGGTAAAACAGTCTTTACAATAAATGGtcagattttatatttttttaattagtaatcaaatattatattttttttcttcaaaatgactatttcaaaAATGAGCTCATCAGAAAAACTAGTTGTCTCGACCACAAGTAAAACAATCACTTACTTATGCGTTATTCATAATTATCACATTTAATACTAGTACATATCAATAAGTCACGATACATTATACCGTATTCGAAGTAATATTTTAAGATCATTCCATtagattatataaaatattattatgaaaagaATATATATTGTGAAACTTGTGTATTTCAGTATTTGGGGAATCTTTAGATTTTGTAGGACATTACAACAGCCGCTAATTTACGGATTTGAAGCTAAATCCGCACTTAACTCCGAACCTCTTCCGAACCTAATTACGAACTTTTTCTGTTCTTGCGTGTCAACAACCACCCTCTCCACTTCTCTCATCCCTCCACGTGGCAGAAGCCCGtttattctctctcttctctctgcGTTGGTCTCTTTCTCTAACCATTCAAACCTAGTCCAAACACAAGAACAAAATAAGCAAACAAGCAAGCGCCAACAACAACAATGTCGTAACCCAATTccacatttcaattattttttctcGACTTCTGCAACGCAAAATCGACGAAATGGGGCGAGAATTTCCCACAATGGAAGACGAATTCGAGCTCAGTTTGGAGCTCTCCATCGGCGGTTGCTACGCCAAATCAGAACCCACgagtttagagagagaaaattcgaGATCTGATTTTTCCTGCGACAAAGCCAAATTCGACGCTGCTGCGGCGGAGAATGGCTGCGAGTTTTCCGATCTGCAGAGGAGGAGAGAGATGCAGGCGATGAAGAGGAGGGAAGCTAGGATGAAGAGAGGATTCAAGAAATCGAGGGGGCTGATCAACGGCGGCGGCTTCATTGAGGAGGATAGAGTGGCTGCGGAggcgcagcagcagctccacgGTGGAGCTGAGGAGGAGCCACCGCGGAAGAGAGAAAAGAGCTTCTTCGGAGAGAATAAGGTTTCGTGGGGTGATTATGGGAGACAGCAGGCGCAGTTTCTGTTGCCGGTTGCGTGTCCGTGGGTGGCGCCGgcgggagagagagatgagaggaaTTCCGGCGGAGAGACGCCGGGTAATGCGGCGGCGAGTTCGCCGGCTGTTTCTCATCATCAGAGCACGTCCCAGAAAGGTGAGATTACGTTGTTCATTTCTTTGTCGTTTGTTTGTCTGGTTTTAAAATCTTGTTTCAAAATAGGTAGTTACtacaattatttaaatatttatactCATAAACTGTATATAAGTATCAATTGAGGCTTGTGTTATAGTAAAAATCTGATTAATTATGAATCCTCCATTTAACTTATGCAGTGATTGcgatttataaaataattgcatTTTCGTGGTGATGTAATTGTGTAGTTATTAGCGTACTTACTTTATAAAAGCTGTTTGTGCTTTTTATATAAAGGAAATATGTGTAGAGGAAATTCTTGAATAGTTTTGCTTGATTATTAGACATTACTTGAATCATTGAGTACAAGACTCTCTCTTACCCTTTACTGTTCCAAATAATGTGATGATTaagaattatatataatgtatttCAGttaattcattaactaaatttGTTATGAAGTAGACTGAAATATGCCAGCATTATGATATTGCGATGCATCATTTGTATGAATAAAACACATTGTTGGTTATGAATCATTCTTGAATTACTGTCTTAGTTGCTGCAGCATTGTCTCCATCTTCTGCAAACTTATCTCTTTCCTGTTTATTCGCTTTGTTGAGGTCATCGTAACACTACGCCATTACCATTCTACGCGCTAAAATGCACGATGCATAGCTCGTTGTGTTGTTGTAGCGCGTTTGATGAGGTCATAACTCCGTGAATATCTTCATGTCCGTAGCTAGATTTGCATTGTGTTCGCCTAGTTGTAGAGTGGTTAATGTCTGATGTCAAAGGCAGGTGCATTTTGAGTGTATGGTGGCCCTATAAAAATgtatttatccaaaaaaaataacaaagtaGGTGCATTTTCAGGGGGGAGCAGTAGTGATACAGGAAGCCATTCAAGTAGCTTTGCCACGCGCCACAACGACAAGGTCGAGGCGAACAGCTCGATGTCTCCGCCGCGCCGATGCATCGGCAGCACGAGCCACGAACAGAGCACGAAGGTGGCGGCTGTATCACCAACCATCCAATCGGACACGAGCAAAACAGGCCAAGGATCCACCATATGCGCCCAGTCGAACCTAACCGACACTACTTGTTCACCATCGGACAAGCCGTCGCCCTCGCCCACGAGCAGTGTGATCAACGCGCCTCCGAATCCCAGCCAAGATGGCAGCGCTTCACCTCTGCATATGCCATGCGTCTCCACCACAGGCCCGGATGGCCGGACCATCACCGGATTCTTGTACAAGTATACGAAGTCCGAGGTGAGCATCATGTGTGTGTGCCATGGGAGCTTCTTTACGCCCGCGGAGTTCGTGGAGCATGCTGGTGGCGTAGATGTAACGCATCCACTCCGGCATATCACCGTCGTCCCGTCGGCCGTCCGGTGATGATGATAGGGTAGTTTTCTTCAACGTCTCAAAAATTTCTTCCTAGTTAAGTAGCATTTTTGAGGCGTAGACTCTTTTATCTTGAAATGTAGTAAAGAGACATCACTTGTAGAAACCAAAGGGTTTCATTTGGTGGTCTTTGAGCATTTATTGTGGATAAGAGGATCtcgacttttttttttgttatttgattttcttagtatacgcAAGTGGGGCcgatgtttattattattattattattattattattattattattattattattattattattattattattattattattattattattattattattgttataacaaataacaaataattttaaGGACGTGAATTTGAActattttcaattaaaatattaatcacCTTTCTATTATATTAATACTATTAGACCAATATATGCATATAAATAATCAATGGTATTAATCACTTTATCATGTCATTAAATAGGGAATAATTTCAATTGGATTTCTCGTATATGATGAGACTTTTTAAATTGGTTTTTAAGTATTAATTTAATGTATGTTACGGTTGatatttgatatttatttaGAAGGAGTGAAAGAATTATGTAGGGaatgaaaattttatcaatttttagaATATTGTTAATCCACATTATATATTatcttattcaacactatatattgatttattcattatttttatgtctcacgaaaaatagctaTCTCACTACAATCTCCTTCCTAATATATTACAAGTATTTGCACCTCGTGCAATACACAATGaacgtttttatatttctatgaTATTAATACCTACtcaatatcatatttataaatttaataaaaaattaattttatctgaatatatttgaactaatattgaaaaataaaaaagaaagcacaataataaaaattaatattatgaaaaagatttaaaaaaaagttagaaaataaaaataaaaaaagatttattcaaaaaatgaGATTGGAGAGagacttttacattttaaattaaattttaacatAAAtctgagagatgagagagatttttttaaaaattaatcttaatctctgtgcccaaaagaattGAGCATATTCTAatgagacgaagagagtatcaaaatataatttgatatacatgttaaatattttataattagttaaattttacaatttaaaaaagaaataaaataaaaattaagaagataaagaaaaaagaaataaaatgaaaaaaatatactttcttcgtccacgaaatgagtactcatattttctttttagttcatccaccaaatgagtacccaATTTCTTTTGTGGTAAATGTACTCCATACGATTACTCACAATAAAAGTGGACCCCTTATTTCACTGTAACACATTTAATCAATATCTTTCACCTCCAAATGGGTACTTATTTTGTGGACAAAAGGAGTAATTTACAATTAAATCTTCAATTTCATTATAACTAAATTGTCATTCAATTTTAAAACtgatttaaaattaaaagttgaatttttaatatattatagataaaTGTCATTTGTAGTCTTAATATTCACAATTAACCAAAaagattttaaataaaatattatatagctAGCCTCACATATAAAAGCATTACATAAGTATCCATTTTTAGGTAAAAGGACATAAATGCCCTTTTGATGGGGGCATCAAGTAATaccaaattaaaagaaaaagaaaaacaatgtGTTGCTTTTCTTAGTCATTTTCGGAAGGATGCGAGAgaaatagattttatttttctttttatttatttttatttcaaatttgcatcaaatattttatttatttattattccaatagaaacatttattaaaactaaatacatatttttatttgattaaacaTCTACAATATTCATTGGATTAAGCATTTACAATATTCATTGGATTAATTAAACATCTACTCCATTCGTCCATCAATTCGTGTCCTAGAGGGAggagca
This window encodes:
- the LOC131007525 gene encoding uncharacterized protein LOC131007525, which codes for MLPTINQNAEIKPDFIQVLPKFVDSLGESGPHFNGLCRHHRRRLPPPPPQEPPSVVDERLSLLREEALRPFRGRDWWERSDVIAYRRNPLKKSSSSSSSPAASDSGFKISDAADRNPSKKDYDVYRRNPLKKSAFTLSSNSEDKKKSSNPTEDKSKKSSKIAQGDRESPKKKSAFASPTKKLQLALSEEKKPGDASNPKKKPSFAPSSSEKKSEIKIGSKKEEENPKIKEADLNDDGDGDEEIKVWNLRPRVVKNKSKSKAQQQLRSGGGAAKSADGGDKNEKEKEKEKEKNSQTAFGAVKTRG
- the LOC131023337 gene encoding ninja-family protein 4-like produces the protein MGREFPTMEDEFELSLELSIGGCYAKSEPTSLERENSRSDFSCDKAKFDAAAAENGCEFSDLQRRREMQAMKRREARMKRGFKKSRGLINGGGFIEEDRVAAEAQQQLHGGAEEEPPRKREKSFFGENKVSWGDYGRQQAQFLLPVACPWVAPAGERDERNSGGETPGNAAASSPAVSHHQSTSQKGGSSSDTGSHSSSFATRHNDKVEANSSMSPPRRCIGSTSHEQSTKVAAVSPTIQSDTSKTGQGSTICAQSNLTDTTCSPSDKPSPSPTSSVINAPPNPSQDGSASPLHMPCVSTTGPDGRTITGFLYKYTKSEVSIMCVCHGSFFTPAEFVEHAGGVDVTHPLRHITVVPSAVR